A genomic region of Lasioglossum baleicum chromosome 16, iyLasBale1, whole genome shotgun sequence contains the following coding sequences:
- the Tbc1d15-17 gene encoding TBC1 domain family member 15/17: MSEFTEQGKDIYIQSGVVLRRANTKEDAVHSLGTLNIVEYSFGKCIEWKPIEDSVVSENQDQDSEWSLVDTHTRRTRTSSEGPDSLGHTRTVRILFSDLDSFRTHSGRQQIIFIQKDGPAYVAFFQSSNAESFLDSLKGFIKIVRSPTNRNVYRVMDEVQNVLTKSFTELDIFPENTSDYVWKFVKNLHNHPYETTMEAFSKLADIWLYKDPSKRAVEEAVADILNSTLTIDVPHPPISIDSGEEYEIIGEHGLGFVLPPRPTCPRGPPLSQEQWNRCKDAQGRILNSDHVKEVIFRGGVAPSLRFEVWKFLLNYYPWEYTHTERQELKKKKIDEYYMMKLQWKSITAVQESNFSDYRDRKSLIGKDVSRTDRTHPYYSGDNNPHVAQLYDILMTYVMYNFDLGYVQGMSDLLSPILYLMENEVDAFWCFVGFMDKVSTNFEMDQSGMKLQLCQLYTLLSTIDPQLANYLSRHDSGNMFFCFRWLLVLFKREFNTIDILKLWEVLWTDIPCKNFPLFVCLAILDTEKSVLMENRYGFTEILKHINDLSFHIELSPTLSKAESIYNQLLSVADQLSDNVRTIIGLERLNIAPATNTEEVAASVDIDEVDGAESNSRRNSMESENVRLGDNEVSFERGLNMSYM; this comes from the exons ATGTCCGAGTTCACGGAGCAGGGAAAG GATATCTATATCCAGAGTGGAGTCGTCCTACGTAGAGCGAACACTAAGGAGGACGCAGTGCATAGTCTGGGCACGCTGAATATTGTCGAATAC AGTTTCGGAAAGTGCATAGAATGGAAGCCTATCGAGGACTCGGTGGTTTCAGAGAACCAAGATCAAGATTCCGAGTGGTCTCTGGTAGACACTCACACTAGACGTACACGCACGTCATCGGAGGGACCAGATTCTCTGGGACACACGAGGACAGTTAGAATCTTGTTCTCGGATTTGGACTCGTTTCGTACACACTCCGGGAGGCAGCAGATTATATTTATACAGAAGGATGGCCCCGCTTACGTCGCCTTCTTTCAATCGTCCAACGCGGAGAGTTTCCTAGATTCGCTGAAAGGGTTCATTAAAATTGTTAGGTCTCCTACGAATAGAAATGTGTATCGAGTGATGGACGAAGTTCAGAACGTGCTAACTAAATCGTTCACCGAGTTAGATATATTTCCTGAGAATACATCGGATTACGTTTGGAAGTTTGTCAAGAATTTACACAACCATCCTTACGAGACTACAATGGAGGCGTTCAGTAAACTGGCCGACATCTGGC TGTACAAAGATCCGTCTAAACGCGCAGTCGAAGAGGCCGTTGCCGATATATTAAATAGTACATTAACCATTGATGTACCTCATCCACCGATATCTATTGATTCCGGAGAGGAATACGAAATTATAGGGGAACACGGACTGGGATTCGTTCTGCCACCGAGACCAACTTGTCCGAGAG GTCCACCGCTGTCGCAGGAACAGTGGAACAGATGTAAGGACGCGCAGGGGAGAATCTTGAATTCTGACCATGTAAAAGAAGTTATTTTTCGCGGG GGTGTTGCTCCGTCGTTGCGGTTCGAAGTATGGAAGTTTCTATTGAACTATTATCCGTGGGAGTACACGCATACCGAGAGGCAGgagcttaaaaaaaaaaagattgacgaATACTATATGATGAAGTTGCAATGGAAGTCCATCACGGCCGTGCAGGAGAGTAATTTCTCGGACTACCGGGACCGAAAGAGTTTAATAG GAAAAGATGTTAGTAGGACAGACAGGACGCACCCATATTACTCGGGCGACAACAATCCTCATGTAGCACAGTTGTACGACATTCTCATGACATACGTGATGTACAATTTTGACTTGGGCTATGTTCAAGGCATGAGCGATCTTCTCAGTCCCATTTTGTATTTAATGGAGAACGAGGTGGACGCGTTTTGGTGCTTCGTGGGGTTCATGGACAAAGTG AGTACGAACTTCGAGATGGACCAATCCGGCATGAAACTACAATTGTGCCAATTGTACACGTTATTGAGCACCATAGATCCGCAATTAGCGAATTATTTGAGTAGACACGACTCGGGGAACATGTTCTTCTGTTTCCGATGGCTTTTGGTCCTTTTCAAGCGAGAATTTAACACGATCGATATACTGAAATTGTGGGAGGTATTGTGGACTGATATACCTTGCAAGAATTTCCCATTGTTCGTGTGTCTGGCCATTTTGGATACGGAGAAGAGCGTGCTTATGGAGAATCGTTACGGATTCACGGAAATATTGAAA CATATAAATGATTTGTCGTTTCACATCGAGTTGTCTCCGACATTGTCAAAGGCGGAGAGTATTTATAATCAACTATTGTCGGTAGCAGACCAGCTATCCGATAACGTTCGTACAATAATTGGGCTGGAACGTTTGAACATAGCGCCGGCTACCAATACGGAGGAAGTGGCAGCTTCGGTTGACATTGACGAGGTCGATGGGGCTGAGAGCAACTCGAGGAGGAACAGTATGGAAAGCGAGAACGTTAGGTTGGGTGACAACGAGGTGTCTTTCGAGCGGGGATTAAACATGTCATACATGTGA
- the LOC143216783 gene encoding uncharacterized protein LOC143216783 isoform X2 produces MEFSTVKRNRHRRKKRSVKKRRSEQVRFEVKSAKHRRIASEYTDIFVTKEKFTSDTMHADSFWENYTAAQEWQNSVTWWRTRCIALEYENQILRDKLRSMAGQNARHHSNYVQKNRKYEDRQVEEETETKSMEDNENLEFHVNEDMMNFLEQSIRHKIELKKKREAESSAEREERDESECIQGGAAWVTARNTNAKLLYGEASPTILAMETALQTTVDRHKDKAKPQLWPIIPLKP; encoded by the exons ATGGAATTCTCCACAGTAAAACGCAACCGACATCGAAGAAAGAAACGGAGTGTAAAAAAGCGGCGCTCTGAACAGGTCAGATTTGAGGTTAAGTCTGCGAAACATCGGAGGATTGCTTCGGAGTACACGGATATATTTGTTACGAAAGAGAAATTCACGTCGGACACAATGCACGCTGATTCTTTCTGGGAAAACTACACGGCGGCGCAAGAATGGCAAAACAG CGTGACCTGGTGGAGAACTCGTTGTATCGCTTTAGAATACGAGAATCAGATATTGAGAGACAAGCTGAGATCGATGGCGGGCCAGAATGCTCGCCATCATTCCAATTATGTTCAAAAGAATAGAAAATACGAGGATCGACAAGTTGAAGAAGAGACGGAGACAAAATCCATGGAGGACAACGAGAACTTAGAGTTCCATGTGAACGAGGACATGATGAACTTTCTGGAGCAAAGTATCAGGCATAAGATCGAATTGAAAAAGAAACGCGAAGCCGAATCGTCtgcagaaagagaggagagagacgaGAGTGAATGTATACAGGGAGGAGCGGCATGGGTAACCGCAAGGAATACCAATGCTAAATTATTGTATGGGGAAGCTAGTCCTACTATACTAGCTATGGAAACTGCTCTGCAGACTACTGTAGATAGGCATAAGGATAAGGCGAAGCCACAGTTGTGGCCCATTATTCCTTTAAAACCATAG
- the LOC143216783 gene encoding uncharacterized protein LOC143216783 isoform X1, with translation MEFSTVKRNRHRRKKRSVKKRRSEQVRFEVKSAKHRRIASEYTDIFVTKEKFTSDTMHADSFWENYTAAQEWQNRHSVTWWRTRCIALEYENQILRDKLRSMAGQNARHHSNYVQKNRKYEDRQVEEETETKSMEDNENLEFHVNEDMMNFLEQSIRHKIELKKKREAESSAEREERDESECIQGGAAWVTARNTNAKLLYGEASPTILAMETALQTTVDRHKDKAKPQLWPIIPLKP, from the exons ATGGAATTCTCCACAGTAAAACGCAACCGACATCGAAGAAAGAAACGGAGTGTAAAAAAGCGGCGCTCTGAACAGGTCAGATTTGAGGTTAAGTCTGCGAAACATCGGAGGATTGCTTCGGAGTACACGGATATATTTGTTACGAAAGAGAAATTCACGTCGGACACAATGCACGCTGATTCTTTCTGGGAAAACTACACGGCGGCGCAAGAATGGCAAAACAG ACACAGCGTGACCTGGTGGAGAACTCGTTGTATCGCTTTAGAATACGAGAATCAGATATTGAGAGACAAGCTGAGATCGATGGCGGGCCAGAATGCTCGCCATCATTCCAATTATGTTCAAAAGAATAGAAAATACGAGGATCGACAAGTTGAAGAAGAGACGGAGACAAAATCCATGGAGGACAACGAGAACTTAGAGTTCCATGTGAACGAGGACATGATGAACTTTCTGGAGCAAAGTATCAGGCATAAGATCGAATTGAAAAAGAAACGCGAAGCCGAATCGTCtgcagaaagagaggagagagacgaGAGTGAATGTATACAGGGAGGAGCGGCATGGGTAACCGCAAGGAATACCAATGCTAAATTATTGTATGGGGAAGCTAGTCCTACTATACTAGCTATGGAAACTGCTCTGCAGACTACTGTAGATAGGCATAAGGATAAGGCGAAGCCACAGTTGTGGCCCATTATTCCTTTAAAACCATAG
- the LOC143216783 gene encoding uncharacterized protein LOC143216783 isoform X3: MLPEDVRTLKVRFEVKSAKHRRIASEYTDIFVTKEKFTSDTMHADSFWENYTAAQEWQNRHSVTWWRTRCIALEYENQILRDKLRSMAGQNARHHSNYVQKNRKYEDRQVEEETETKSMEDNENLEFHVNEDMMNFLEQSIRHKIELKKKREAESSAEREERDESECIQGGAAWVTARNTNAKLLYGEASPTILAMETALQTTVDRHKDKAKPQLWPIIPLKP, encoded by the exons ATGTTGCCCGAGGACGTTCGAACACTCAAG GTCAGATTTGAGGTTAAGTCTGCGAAACATCGGAGGATTGCTTCGGAGTACACGGATATATTTGTTACGAAAGAGAAATTCACGTCGGACACAATGCACGCTGATTCTTTCTGGGAAAACTACACGGCGGCGCAAGAATGGCAAAACAG ACACAGCGTGACCTGGTGGAGAACTCGTTGTATCGCTTTAGAATACGAGAATCAGATATTGAGAGACAAGCTGAGATCGATGGCGGGCCAGAATGCTCGCCATCATTCCAATTATGTTCAAAAGAATAGAAAATACGAGGATCGACAAGTTGAAGAAGAGACGGAGACAAAATCCATGGAGGACAACGAGAACTTAGAGTTCCATGTGAACGAGGACATGATGAACTTTCTGGAGCAAAGTATCAGGCATAAGATCGAATTGAAAAAGAAACGCGAAGCCGAATCGTCtgcagaaagagaggagagagacgaGAGTGAATGTATACAGGGAGGAGCGGCATGGGTAACCGCAAGGAATACCAATGCTAAATTATTGTATGGGGAAGCTAGTCCTACTATACTAGCTATGGAAACTGCTCTGCAGACTACTGTAGATAGGCATAAGGATAAGGCGAAGCCACAGTTGTGGCCCATTATTCCTTTAAAACCATAG